AGAAGGAATCGAGGAGCGGATCGTCCCCTTTAAAACGGAAACGGTACATGTTCTACGACCAGCTGACCTTCCTGGAACCCACCTTAATGCGGAGATCGTGAGTAACCTTCACCATTACATCCAAATCCACTTTCCAAACCTCGGAGCAGTAATcacattatttttaattttttttttagaacttctGGAAAAGCTTCGGACACGCAGGAAAGTCCTAAGTCTGAGGGCAGCGACTCCGAACCACCGCAGAGTCCATTGCCGGAACGTGTGGCTCAGATCCCTGAACCCCCACGCACCAAGAGGAATAAGTCAGGGGGAAGCGGCTTAGGGGACTTTGAAAGCCAAATTATTGGGATGGTCGACTCTCTAAAGAAAAAGACAGACAGCGAGAAGGATGAGGATTACTTGTTCGTCCAGTCCCTGCTCCCCTACTTGAAGAAAGTTCCTGAGGAGAAGAAGATTGACTTACAAATAGACATTTTGCAGCTGGTAAAAACATACATGCAGCCCCGGCTGGATTAGACTGCGTCCTCGCTTTACGGCCTGTGCTGCAATTCACTACAGATCGGAGCCGAATGTCTTGGCACCAACTACTACAGGGAAGTCCCAAAAGGTCGGCGTTGTTTTAGTGGACAACATTGCTATACCCTCAACATACCTGAATAATACGCACCCTCGGATGACCGCAGAGTTTACCTGGTCAGACatgaacaatccctttaagtccGGCAGAGAGATGACATGTCCGCTGCTGGTCCTGCATGGCTCCCCTTGCCTAAATAAATAGTTATTGATCCACTCTCTGTAGCTGCTGGTGTCCTCCTCTCTCTGGCAGTCAGGATGAAAATTGCGGCTAGTGCATGTCAACGTGTGGCTGGATCTGGGCAAAATGGCGGAAATAAAGTTTTATCTCCCACAGATCACGTCCAGCAGTGGGGTGCACAGCCAAGTGATTATTTGTCCGACGTTCCCATATAAAAATGTTCATATGTTATTACTTACGGATATATCGATTCTTCTGTTCGGTCGCAGCTGCCATTTTTGCAATGAGACAACCAGATCTGCCGCCATATTGATTGGCACTTTGCAAACAACATGAGATACATGATAAATGATGTTATTCATCCGCTACACTGAAAGGGTTTGTATGAGATTAGGGGGgggacctgtttttttttttttttttacatgcagagACAGCGTTACTCTTGTCCacaggctgtatctggtattgcaactcagcccctTTAACATGAATGGTTGCAATACCAGACTCTGCCTATGGTGGTGCGGTTTCTGGGGAGAAAAAGTTGACTctctgaggctctgttcacatctgcgtcggggtcctGTTCGGACGTTCCgtgtgagctttccgtcagaacaggaccctgaactgacaaacggaaaccagaggtttctgttttcaccaccattgatttcaatggtgactgatccggcgcccgtggtttccatttgtctctgttgtgcaccggacccgtcgttttgccaaaagcaataacgtagtcgactatTCTAATTTGCATACTGACCAGTCCAAAGAATACAACAAAAAAATCCATACGCAAAACCAAGTGCATCCTGGCTGATGAATTGCGACCCAATTTGCTCACCCATAAAGTAAATCTCCACCTTTTATGATCGTGTTGTTTtcgggtccaaaattctgtgccgatTGATTTCTGAATATTTACTTATAGCCACGGGAGCTTTGTTCTTCTGGTACAgatctccaaatcctctgcatagagctagtgttaaaggggcattccagccactggataggtgataaatactcGGAGCTCCACTGATTGCCCCTCCCAGCCACACCATGGCAGCTActaagactttgaatggagtggcggtcgggCATCCGTCCTGCTCTATGGCACTGACGGAAACAGCTGCGCTTAGTGCTCGTTTGTTTCCGTCAGCGCTTTAGACTCTGGTCATCCGGAGCTTCTCTTATtaggtttccatggctgagcagccCCACACACAAGCCTGTGGCCCCCATACACAATGCCAAGTATCTGCTTGAGTGGTGTAAAGCCACCGTCATGGTCTCTGGAAGAGAAGAAACATGTTCGATAGGGAGATCGATACACTTTACTATACTGCAGTTCGATGAATCCAGGTTTATGAGAATACGTCATGTCCAAATGTGCGGCACCAACTACGAGTCGGCCGTCGATGGACGCTCTGCAGTCGAGGATCAGTCAGGAGGTTAGATTGTCAGGCTGACATTCTTACCGCATACAGCTACGTACTCCAATTTTTGTGGAAAGACTTTGAGGGAAGAACATCCGGGGCACCAAgtgtgggtgagtttggtgtaaaaaaaattagacCGCACagggtcctgacctcaaccctacatCTATCGGATGAATGGGAACCCCAAAAGTCAGCTCGTCTTTATCACCCTACATGCCGACCTCACTGAATGGAGGCAAATCCCAGCAGTCACGTCCATGTTGTTGGCCGCACCATctccacattaaaggggttgaagacaacccctgtccatataacCTATTAGGGAATATGAAAATCATATTCAGACCATCCTCTGAGCCAGAACAGAGCCGCTATGTATTGCTATATTGCCTGGCCAGCCAAAGTTAACCATTTGCCGGGGGGCGCCAGAGCAGATTGCCACATGGCTGCGTTCTGACGGTGGTGAGACCAATTAAAGtggaactaaactttcagaaaacttctgacatgtcatagtgacttgtcagaggttttgatcagtgggggtctgagcacggagacgcccactgatcgctaaaacgaagcaacagaagcgctcgggtgggcgctgagccgcttggtttctgatcagctttttcggaaagccgaggtaacggtgtacgaactcaataaaaagtctacgggcccgtacaccaactgctcggctttccggaaaaaagccgatcagaaacttagcgctcacccgagcacttctgccgcttcgttttagcgatccgtgggggtctcagtgatcagacccccacagattaagaagttttctgaaagtttagttaccctttaatgaccaaggctTTGAAAGGAGGCTCGCATGGATTTGATGGCTATTGGTTCACTTGCTTTTTCTCACGTAGTTCTATGTAGATCAGATTTCAAAGTCAGATAAGTGGGACTATATTTTGTAAAGTAATGTATCTCACCCATGAATATAACGACCCTTCAGGTTACCTGGATACGTGTTCCTCTCACCgaaatgaatggcctatcctcTCCTTATGACCGTTCTTCTGTAACATGGAGGAATAAGACATCAGAAGAGACATTACGTTGGGAGTGAAGTGCTGACATATTAGAGCCTTGAGCTCTGTATTCATTGAGCGCACAGTTCATGCTTTATGGAGCTGCTGTAATATTCTAAAATTGCAGGTAACTTTGAAACGTCCCCACAGTTCACTAAAGTAAAaccttattaaatatatattttagctCATATTGCCAAGATAAAAGTAAGAAACGCTTTAAAAGATCGGACTGGACTGCATTTCATAGATGTAAAGCTACATATAGAGGAGCAAATTTAGCCATGTGTGGTATAAGTAGTAAATCATGTTGTTTTTATGTCCTACATTCTgcgctgattcatttcttaatatatctttatagtggtcagagctccatttttctgatacaaagctccaaacccCCTGCATAGAAAGTTGAATATTACAAATgtgtgctgcctgcagccaccactagagggagctgaccACATTCTGGTTTTATCGAATAAACTGTGCTGTATaaactttcttaaagaggctctgtcaccacatatagtggcctatattgtacattatgtgatcggcgctgtaatgtagattacagcagtgttttttatttagaaaaacaataatttttgatggagttatgacctatattagctttatgctaatgactttcttaatggacaactgggcgtgttttactttttgaccaagtgggcgttgtggagagaagtgtatgacgctgaccaatgagcgtcatacacttctctccattcatttacactgcacatagtgatctagctagatcactatgtgctgtcagttACATAttgacgttactgaagtgtcctgacagtgaatatacattacctccagccaggatgtgatgtctattcagaatcctgacacttcggtaacgtgtgtgtgagatttacagaagtgtcaggattgtgaatagacatcccgtcctggctggaggtgatgtctattcactgtcaggagacttcagtaacgttagtctataagtatgtggctgcacatagtgatctagtaagattactatgtactgtgtaaatgaatggggagaagtgtatgacgctgattggtcactgattggtcactgattggtcactgattggtcagcgtcatacacttctctccacaacgcccacttggtcaatagtaaaacacgcccagttgtccattgagaaactcattcgcataaagctaatataggtcataactccatcaaaaattatcgtttttctaaataaaaaaaactgctgtaatctacattacagcgccgatcacatcatgtacaagataggccacttataatgtggtgacagagcctctttaagctccccttagtggtggctacaggaatAAATGTAATAATTGTAACTATGAAGGGAATGGACAGTGCCTGGACACAGCGGTTACCAAGAGGAGCAATAAATGAGATGCAAATGCCAATATTTCCACAAAGCTTTGTTTATTTTGATCTGCGTTTTATACACAAACAGTGCAGCGTCCGGAGAGAAGGACAAGGACGCCGCGTCACGCACTGGACGTCTCACAGTAGCGGATGGGTGATTGAACTGGATGTGATGGTACAATAAACACATAAACATGGGCAGAGGggctataataaatatataaaaaatacaacttactaCCAAGAATCTCCAACTGGCTGATGAATTTGGTTTTCAGAACAATTTTTATTTAAGATATAAATCGAACGATCGGCCTGATCGGGGCTGCACGAGTTGGTTTAGAGAAACAGTGCGTCATATTGGggagaaaatatatatacacatatcttcaCTATGAACAACACGCCAAAGAACAACCCTACATAGAATGTTGAGCAAATCTGCAAAGAATTTGCATTCACATCTTGTTCTCtgttcacatccaaagctgcatttagaACACTGCTGGATGCCAgaaagcagtgcattgtgggagcttagCCGACAGTGACATAGGTAAGAGTTATGCCTCATGCGAACGGCTCAGAGTCCCCCTGACTGTACAGAACTGTAGGTACTCTGCGCGCCATTGTATGGTGCCTCCGCACAGCGCACCGTAGAAGAAACAATCCGTTGTTTGCAGCCTttatacggccgtgtgcatgaggtctaaatcAGCTCAAACCTGCGAATAAATCCCCAATTTCCAGGGGCGACCAGTAAGAATTTAAATGCCTCTTTGGATACGACTGGAGAACAAATCCTGACTGGCCAAGAGGGATCAATGAATGGGAAGGACCTAgggatgtagctatagggggtgcagaggtagaagaCACACCCGGACCCTCGTGCCCAAGATCCCCTCTAACACATAAATCCCCAGTATTGTATATGGCACATGGCTGGTGGGGGGCCGTTACAGATATcgcattggggtccaggagcttcagTTTGCACCCCATAATTACATAGAAAATAATTTAAAGGGGCACATCCCGGTAACAGATGGGGCAGAATGGTGATACGATGTCCAAATAGGAGATCCACATGTGTGGTCCAGTATGAGGATTGTGCCAGTCTAGACCCAGCAGCTCCTCAGCCGCATTAAAAAATAGAAGGCTAcacagcatttccacaacagctGGCAACTCGGGGTCAGTGGTCTTCAGCCtgtagctctccagctgttgcaaaactacaggcCGGCTGGCGGAGCataatgggagttgtagttttgctagAGCTGTAGAACCACAGTTTGGAAATAGACAATAGCTCATGCCCAAAGACATGTGGCAGCATCTCGACCCAATCGGATTGTGATGCCACCTGCTGCGGGACGTGTATCTTGCACTTACAATATTTTCTTTGTGCTCTTGGCGGCTACAGATGAAGTTCCTGACGATGGTGCCGTTTCTTGGCAGCGTGTTATACCGCAGCATGTCAGGCAGTATATCTCCACGAGTGCGGGCATATCTCTGCTGGGAGGCTGACAAGATGCCCGCATGACCCGCTAATTATTATAAGACTCAAATATTGTAAAGCGGCAATTGTAAAAGGACTAagtttctaaaaaaataataatatcaaatggagttgttaaaaaaaatttcagtttCTTTTCTCCAGTTTCTGGGAAAACTGAGCAGCAaagaatatggctgccattaaaaTAAATCTCCCATAGGGATACACCCTGCTTTCCTAGATCCAGTATAGCACATCTCCCTCTCCCGTAGCACGACCAGTCAGATTTGCCGCTCAGGAGTCTAGGAAAGTAGGGTAATGACCTTTGTGGAAGGTGTAAAGTGGAGATTTCTTTGTATTAAAAATATTCTATTTAGACACTTCTTATTTACATCAATTTTAAGAAGGGcgtcttaaaggggtagtccactttaaaaaaagaacaattttTTAGTTAAGGGGTCGTacttaagctgatcacagggtgtcctggcTGCTAGGACCCCAACGATCTGCTGTAATCTGTAGAAgaatctggcagtaagtgttcaattctcctgcagcgccaccacaggagaaattaaacattacatggttactattgaaatcaatggctgtCCATATAACAcctcgggtcctccagagagacgctctttgtagccgctctcttCTCTGGCTAATAGACGAGGGTACTGCAGGAGTAGGAATATTGTTTGTTTTCCCACATGAATGCAAACACCCGCATTTCTGTGAGCAaaatctaaaaataataaaaaattccctttaaaagggaacaatccctttaaattccAACTCCAACTGCATAGAGATAATAAGATAATAAAACCTACCTCTGCTGACTCTACTATGGTCAATTCTCCTCTTGCAGCTTTCTGCACACATTTCAGTTCAGGTTGCCCAGCAACCACTAaacttcctgtctgggtgaccaccaataGAGCACATGTAGTGAAGCGGTCCCAGGAAGTTCTACCTGCTGTACAATATACTGCCTCTTTGTGCTGCACAGACTTCTCTTCTACTCTGGTGGCGTAAAACTTGAGAAGATGAAATAAGAAATAATTTCGCTTCACGGTATAAATCTTAATTCCCGACATAGATTCTCATAAATTTAATACACAACACACAGCGTCATAACGAGTTACACGGTCATTAAATGATGTTCGGACACCAGACAAGATGGCGGTACATCATAAGCACAACGATTTTTAATAAACCCAGTTTAGACACAATATTATTCATCCATTctgtcccctcccccacccccTTACTATAAAACCCCCTCTGTAATTAAATCCATTGGCTTTACATCATTAAATATTGCTTTGTTATACAGCTGtactctatatatagatatacgcatacaggtatgtatgtatgtacatacatatatatatatatatatatatacacacacacacacacacacatacatacacacctgTATGCGCCATCTTCgctctttaaatatatatattttcacacaCTGACACCGGTGCTAGAACAGTGGTTGTGATGTACATTGAACATAGCTGTCGGCATGACCTATGTACATATGTTGTATGCCATCCTTCTGTACAGGCCGGGCTCAGGTAACGTTGGTACCCCCCAGGTCAGACAGTTGCCATCCAAATCAAACAATTTTTTCCTATTTAGAGTGTCACGTCAGACTCCGAAACACATACGAATAAAAGAGAAATTCCTccagaattaaaaataaaaacccagtTATCCGGcgctatatctgttcctgggaaagctgagtgatgaCCAATATGGCTGCTAAGATACTATAGCTTGTTACCCAGCTTTTCTAGAGTCCTGAAAGCAGCCTAGACTGGCAGTGATAAAAGGAGCAGGAGGTGTATCACTGCATAACTAGGATTGGCCatacaggagtctgggaaagctggatgtcaTTTACCAGGAATTCATTCATTTTAGAGGAATTGCTCTTTAAATCATGATTtttaaatgaattttttttatttaatacaatTCATTACTAGTCACAGTTTGCAAGAATCCCAGGATCCAACTGGGCATTTGCTGGTGCGAAAATGGCCATAGAAAGGGCAAGGCCCTTactagaaaaaaaaccaaaccatTGCATCCAGAGCACTCATCCTGGTATGGGCCTGGGCTATGTGCAGGGGTTATTTTTTGGTCAACAGCCCCATGGGCATTACGATTTGGAGCACGAGTTATTTTCTGGGCCCCATGGACATTGGCTATTTTTTTGGGGCTATTTCCTGTGCATGAGCCCCATTGGCAAGTTATTTACTGTGCATGGGCCCCATGGGCATTGGCCACATGGTAACCATGGAAAGGGTTTATTGTGTCAACATTGGCTATTTTATGTGCACAGGCCCCATTGGCTTTTCATGAGTCCCATTGGCATGGGTTATTTTCTGTGCATTGGCCCCATGGGCATTGCCTATTTCCTGCACATGGGCCCAATGGTTTAGGGTTATTTTCTCAGCATAGGCATAGGTTATTCTCACGGCATGGTCTGCATGGGTTTTTCTCTGGTCATGGCCCCCATGGGCAAGGTTATTTCTAGACATTGAGCTCATACAGCAAATGCAGACGTTGTGAACGTTCATGGTCTATTATGGGCAACAACCGGAGTAGCCTTATTGCCCACTAAACACATCTGGGGCCCAGAAAAACATTAATGGCAGCTTTTCCAGATAGGAAGTCAATGTTTGTTCTGGGTTGTCACTGGGCGCAGGGTAGAACATGCACAAAGCAATGAGAGGAAAAAGAACAGCGATGGAGCAGAGCCGGCGGGGTCGATCAATAAGTATGTGAATTCACCAGGGACGTCTCTAAGGCCACGAGGCTCCTATTGAAAGGACAGGCTGAAATCTCACATATAATAGTCACCACACAGCTACCATGACTTAAAATGTATATCCTCCATCGAAACGTTCATGTAAACaagtaatctacataaaaagtggtGTCAATGTTGAGTTGATCtgatactgatcccgagttacagcttgtattatattccagagctgtatTTACAATTCTGTAGGTTTCAGAGCTGAAATTTCCAAGCATACCCTGCTTGTTCAGCGTATGAATAGGGCTTGTTGCCATCATTTGCAGTCTGGGAAGTGTTATCTTTACACCAGGCTCTGTCAAGTCATCTGATACAGAAGAACCTAACCAACATTACATTACAGAGGCTCGGCTGAGATGTTAGAGGCATATCTGACAAGCTTGAATACCatttccaatgacaaccagcagaattgtgattacagctctggagtataacacaggatgtaactcaggatcagtacaggataagtaatgtaacgtatgtacacagtgactccaccagcagaataatgagtgcagctctggagtataacacaggaagcAACTCGGGAtcggtgcaggataagtaatgtaatgtatgtacttagcgactccaccagcagaatagtgagtgcagctctgcagtataatacaggatgtaactcgggatcagtacaggataagtaatgtaatgtatgtacacagtgactccaccagcagaatagtgagtgcagctctggagtataatacaggatgtaactccggatcagtacaggataagtaatgtaatgtatgtacacagtgactccaccagcagaatagtgagtgcaactctggagtataatacaggatgtaactcaggatcagtgtaggataagtaatgtgatgtatgtacacagtgactcctccagcagaatagtgagtgcagctctggagtataatacaggatgtaactcaggatcagtataaaatgtatttacaaagcgacaactttttatgtagattatatatGGACTGTAAAATATGGGGCTGCTGAGGCATAGGGGGAGAGGGGCAACAATCTTCCTCTACAAACCCTGCAACCTGGCAGAATCACAAGAGGGCGTATATTAGAGAGTTGCAGCCCATCCTCATTTCAGCCCCATTTGCCAACAGCATAGGGCTCCTTTAACATCATTCACATGCGTGTGTAAATTATTGTGAAAGTAATTTTATCCggcgtccaataatccagaaggtTTGATTATCCCAGCGTACGCAGATTGCCATAGTGAGTGAGCGTGCATACTAATGTCAACGCAGGTGTGGAGTGTAGGGTTTACACAGAGAAGATGCCAGCACGGGCTAATCACAGGGTAGGTGATAATGATTGGCATGCACCGATGAGCGAGTGTGTGAGTGGGTGAGCGTGCATGCTTGTGTCAATGCAATGAAGAGTAGGCGATTAAAGACCTCACACCCAGAAATTTCAGACATTCACTGTCTAAAGTGATCACAATGACGGTCTAGATCACTGTATCAGGAAAAatcctaaaaataaaatacagtgcAGAACTACACCTTCAGATAGTGTGTGACAgaacgatttatttattttttaaatataatatttaaaatAGTCTCATCCTTGTGTTCACAAGGGTACTACAAATTTTCAAAGAACAGCAAATTCTCAAAAATGCCATCATTTGAAACAATACCTTCATacaacccataggtggcgctgtgagCTATTCAAGTCAATTACAGTCTAAAGATTTTTATAGCGACAGCTGCAACAGCGCAGCCTACAGTCAGTGGAAGGGAACTGCACGGATTCTAAAAAATCTgtgccagaaaaaaaacaaaacaatttataGAAAATTATAGGCCTGGAAGTTAAGCatcttttttttcccacaatgcTTGTGTATCCAGTCATTAATGGATATTAATTACTAAAACAGGTAATTAAATTGATGCAGAGGTGTAACATACCAGCAACTCACAAATGACTAGATATTAAAGTCAGATTACCAAATAGACAAAACGTAAATGATCCCCGGCGCTCTTGGCTATAAACgtatctctgtgtgtgtctgtatacgcCTATGTAGCTCGCATATACAAACAAGCACAAAAATCATCTTTTATTTTTGGCAACCAAAGTCGTTAAATAATTAAATTCCCTGATTGCTGAACAATAAAGTTTCCTAAAAAGAAAATACAGAGgcgtttatatataaatatatatatatatgtatacacccaGCTCTGCAGCGACACAGTTAGCGAGCCTCGGCTCCGGTGCAAAGGTTGATATGATGCCTAGATCTGAAGTAAAACAAGAAGTCCAGCGGGAGGGGATCAATAAATGTCAGGACAGTCCGTGAAGGTTCTATCAAAGTATCCTCCAGTATAGAGCCAGTCAGAAGTCTTAATGTGGGGGTTAGTGCCCTGTGTAAACCACCTGGAAGAGAAAAGGCACAGGTGAAATCTTCAGTCACTGAGGATATGTCTATCATCAGCATGGCGGTGGAAAACTTGTATTGTGAAGATAATGAGATGTGAGAGAATAAAATGGAAGGAAGATACAGAATAAATTACAAGATAGGAGAATTATGGGAATATTTCATCATGGTGGAACATCGAGGAGAACAAAAGGaggaaggaaagaaaggaaagagaaaaagaaagaaagagaaaaagaaagaaagaaaaggaaaaagagaaaaaagaaagaaaaagaggaaaaagaaagaaagaaaaggaaaaagagaaaaaagaaagaaaaagaggaaaaagaaagaaaaagaggaaaaagaaagaaagaaaaagaggaaaaagaaagaaagaaaaaaagaaagaaaaaagaaaaaaagaaaaaaagaaagaaaaaagaaaaaaagaaagaaagaaaaagaggaaaaagaaagaaagaaaaaaagagaaaaaagaaagaaagaaaaaaagagaaaaaagaaaaaagaaaaaaagaaaaaagaagaaagaaagaaaaaaagagaaaaagaaagaaaaaaagaaaaaaagagaaaaagaaagaaagaaaaagaaaggagaGGGAGAAGAGGGAAAAATAGAGGAAGAGAGAAAGAAGGGAGAGAAATGAGTGACAATGAAGTTCAGTGAAAGGATATAAATGACTGGACTGTGATAGGATGTACGGGGAGAATGAGCTGCAGGAGAGAGTGAAGTCAATAAGACGGCTCTAGAGAGGACGGCAGATACAGCAGTAGAAAGAATGATATTCATTAGAAAGGACAATGACGTGGCCTGAGAGAGAACATCGAAACCGACAAGGACAGAGG
The genomic region above belongs to Rhinoderma darwinii isolate aRhiDar2 chromosome 13, aRhiDar2.hap1, whole genome shotgun sequence and contains:
- the LOC142666063 gene encoding uncharacterized protein LOC142666063, with amino-acid sequence MKSSRLIVDTELLISEVKKRPAVYDQQEDNYSDRGKKQRCWDEICAILVPGWEESSQLEKSHKAKEIQTRWRSLKDCFRRELHLQKKESRSGSSPLKRKRYMFYDQLTFLEPTLMRRSTSGKASDTQESPKSEGSDSEPPQSPLPERVAQIPEPPRTKRNKSGGSGLGDFESQIIGMVDSLKKKTDSEKDEDYLFVQSLLPYLKKVPEEKKIDLQIDILQLVKTYMQPRLD